The genome window CGCAAGGTAACCGCAGTGGTAAATGCCGCAAGCAACCAGGACCAGAAGATTAATGAACCCGCTTGCCCTCCCCATAATGCAGTCACTTTCAGATACAGGGGCATTGAACGACTGGTTACACCATACACGAAACTGTATTCATACCGGTTGGTCAATAACAGGATGAGCAGGGAAACCACTACCACAGAAATAAGAGGAAAAGTTAACAGCATTGCCAGACGCGCGCTTTCAACCCAGGCAAAGGATTTTTTTCGCAACCCCACGATGCTGGCAATAATCCCATACAGCGAAACCAGAAAAACAAGCACCAGAAAACCCAGACCGATATTCGCAACCATCTTATTTGCTCTCCTGATAGACACAAATTTTGGCGAGAACCTTCTCACCAAAATTTGTTAGGATAATAGAAAGAACCTCATACATCCACAGGGATTAGTTCCCATTACGAGAGTTTTCAGCCTGCCCGGGCAAAGCCTCCTCGTATCGAGTGGGACACTTCAGCAGTAACTCTTCAGCGTAGAAAACCCCATCTTCTCCCAAACGTCCAGTCATAATAGCCTGGGCTTCATTGGTCAGCAAATCGGGTTTCACGCCAAGATAGACGACTTTCAAGCGAGGGCGATTGGGATCAAGCACGGCCGCATGAAGCACAGCCGCCATTCCACCCTGCGCATCCACTTCTTTCTGAGAACCAGGGGTATGAGCCACCACAAACTCCAGGCGCAAGGTTTGGGGGTCATACTGAATCGATTCCCCAATCACTGCC of Anaerolinea thermophila UNI-1 contains these proteins:
- a CDS encoding cytochrome c maturation protein CcmE yields the protein MDLAHQPQVEQSMSLQRSSTNKWKFIVGGLLIIAAVVYLIVSSATANAQYFMTVEEVQQRGASVVGRELRVSGAVIGESIQYDPQTLRLEFVVAHTPGSQKEVDAQGGMAAVLHAAVLDPNRPRLKVVYLGVKPDLLTNEAQAIMTGRLGEDGVFYAEELLLKCPTRYEEALPGQAENSRNGN